From the genome of Tachysurus fulvidraco isolate hzauxx_2018 chromosome 14, HZAU_PFXX_2.0, whole genome shotgun sequence:
tcaagattcaagatttttagtCGACAAATACGTCATTATATCCAGAGTAGAACTTGAAGCGAAATGTAAAATCCAGCTATTCTTCCTAGTGTATATAAAGCAACTGAACTGAAGgagttaaagttaaaaaaacaaaacaatggagAATAGAAATAattgtgtgggtgggtgtgggatTGGTTGAAGGTGCAATATGTTTACATTCTACCTGTAGCAGCatgatgttaaatatttatatacagaatgGAAAGTGATGTATTTAACATGCTGGTGAGtgacatgtagtaacagtaaagtGCAGGGTTTCAGTGAAGTAAATGAGTCTTGAATCTTGATAATACCAGGTGTGTCAGATAAGTCATATACATGATGGATGAACACTGGGTGTGTATGGAGCTGCTTTACATTTCCACATTTATCTTCTATATTTCTGTTGACCCTACTCCTAGTAATTGTAGACTATGGTGTTCGTGCTTTGTGAGTCGTCTTTGAAAGAACAAGTTGCGGAGTTAAGTGGCAGTTTTCAAGTTAATGACTTGAAAAATTACCGTTGTAATTGTGATCTTGGATGTTAATCGTAGACCGCATGGTCATTAGATAAATTTATAAATCAGTCCCGCTGCACTGTGTTTATTGTTTCACAAACAACATGAATTATACAATAGGACCGTATCagtttcattttctctttttaaacatGGTGAATAAATATCATTCTAAGCAAATATTGTTCTTCAGGAGTCATGAGcagttaataattaattaagctATTGCAGTGTTTTATGGAAGGTGTAATTTATATGCTTTTTGTTTGTAACATACAGCATATAAAAGAAGCTTTTacgtataataaaaatattacactgTAGACATGTTTTTACTGTGTACTTAAAAAAGGAGGTCATGGCTTTTGGCTAGGGTATAATGTTGCACAGCGTGTCTTTATTGCATTGTTGCCCTTAGGTGGTGTACTGATATTGAAGTAGCTGATAATCTACAATCTCAACACTCCTACAAAGCAGACTTTTCTTCTGATGCTGTTCTGTTAATCATACCTTTAGGTTGGTTAAAAACTAGCCGGTTAAAAGAATTGGCCACACATTAACGGACAGAATTCATTCGGGttcatcccttttttttttaggtttattgCACGTATGCTTTGCATCAATATGCTCCTACGGTATAAGGAGGAAAATGTCCCCCGTGTCCCTTTCCTAACTATTGCAATTAAAAGTTAAGTTTTAGTAAACAGAAGGAgaaaatctcatttaaaatattcattctgACTACAGTACAAGAACATCACAAGAGCATCCAGCTTCATGATGGCAAGTAATTTACAAGTGACTAGGACCAAGCAGcacatattatacatattatagcTTGTTTAATGCTTAAACAAAGGTAAATTATCATTTAATCTCTGTATCTGTGCAAAAGTATAATTATAGTTAGTTTATCAGTGTAAACAGTAATGTTACCGATTctgtagttttttgttgttgttttttttgtttaaaaagtttgtacattataaaaatacagtaattgttgggaaatatttttcattataaGTGAGAAGTTCAGGATAAAGCTTATTTTAAGGTACCATGTGAAATCATGATTTTTAATCTGTGGAAACTAATCGATTATGAAAATAATCCACAGTTGGCAACCCTGAATCAAAGCGCAATAATTACTATTCATTATGGACGATCCACAAAGCCATGGCAACATGTACACTGTACGTTGTACTTGTGCAGGGCATGATGAACCCATGTGTCATTGTGACAAACCTGATAAGAAGCCTTTAAAAAGGCATTTTCACTGGCAGTAATTAGTATAGTCCTTCGTAGAGTTTTGTACTGGCTATAAACTGGCCATTTTCCTTACTCAAATACCAGAAAAAACTCCATGCACAGATGTCATCTGGCATTGTGCAGATAGGTCCATACTTATTGCTTCTGTACCAGAAAGCCACACCCATAAATAAGCTGTTGGCACAGGCGGTGAAAAGGAGATTGACACTTGCATAAGCTGGCACAgcaaatcccaggagatcacaGACCACGTTCATAAGCAGGTAAGGAGTCCAGTTcagtgcaaaacacaaaacaaggcTGATCATGATAGGAGGACGATCCTGCTGCTTTTCCATGTACGCTCCTGATTCAAGTTTTTCCAGTTTCGTTGAAAAGGCTAGGTCACTCATAGAAAGTGTTCCAGTCCTCTGCTCAGATAGTTTGTTAGCCCTGAGCACCCAACGTGGAAGCTTTCTCCAGTGAAGCAGAAGTACAAAGCCTACAATGGCGaacacatttaaacagaagTGACTGACCACCAGAGATCCTTGTACAGAACACACAAGAGCCGTGCCCTCTTCTTTGTACTGGATGGTCAGCAGCTCTGGCTCTGTGTAGCTGTAAGAATAAAAGCAAGCCAGCATCCACATCAGAGCCACTACTGCACAGTGAACAACAGTCTTGCCTAATGACTTCTGACCGAAACCCACATATTGCTGGATAACATAATCTAAGGCTCCTGCCAGAAGGACAGGCAGAGGTAGCAGGGAGTATACAATGGAGCTGTGTGAAAGACTGGAGCACACAACTTCATGGATGTGATGATCCTGGTAGAAACACCACGCCCAGGAGATGGAGCAGATAAGCAGAAGATCCACCAGGTATATCGAGATGCCATAAATACCAAGGAGCGTCTTGGGAATGCTCCTCAACCAAAACGACAAGACCAGCGTGTTCAGAGCTACTTTAGAAAGAAGGAGGAGCACGTACTGCAGAGTCGTGTCAGTGGTGCAGATCTCCGTATTTTCCTGGAGCACTGCCATCATGCTCCCAGGGGGATAGTTAACCAACATTGTGTCGACAACCTGGCTCATTTCTGAAGTGCTCTGCGGTGGagaacagatgaacagaaaatTATTAGATACACAAAAAGTGCTTGTGAAACCAGTCAGGCCACATTCTGCTGTTAAACTGTGCAGACAAAAGAGTCACAATAGTATACATTACGATGCTGTCACATCATCCAGTACTGTTATATGCAAACTAAATTATATTAACCAGACCTGTTTTGTTCATGTCAGCCAGTTTTGATCTCTCCTGAAGCAATTAATTTCCTTTACCACACCATGTTTATTCGCTTACCGTGAAAAATAAGGCTGTTTCATAGCTCTAACATGACTAGCCATGTATTCAACATGGACGTGCCATGGTAATTCCTTTGCATTCATGtatacacattcattcattatactTTCGAAAGGCTTTTAAATACTGTAGCGCTTGATTTCTAGACCCATCACAGTATACCTGGCTTTTTATCATAGTCAAATTTGGTAGGGATTTAATCAAGGATTTAAATTTGTTGCCAAGAAGATTCACTTGAACCAAACATTCAACAATACACAAGTCTTTAGGTAATTATCTTGGGCAACGCTGCCCTGAGCTGCCAGTGGATTTCAGTTATGCTTAAAAATAATCCTTATTGTTTTGTCATGTTAAGTCATTATTGCATTTTAGGTTGCTCAAGTGGATACAACATGCACCTGAGCATGAGCGCATTCTCAGCATATTCTTTTCCAGGAAACATTAGAAACTAAAACAcctaaaatatttttctgtttcctgGTGTCATTTCCTGAGGCAAACCCGATCACATATGAGAAGAAACAAAATTTCAAAGATTTTAAACTGGATGATTTCCAGTACCAACAAATGTATGATTTgttccaaaaacatttttttaaaatcttgtatTTCATTCAATCATACAAAGCAGTAATTGTTATGAAATGAGTGTCATTTTGTAAAGTTGCAGTGAAGAATTTTGTACATAAAGAACCACCGTAAAGCGATTTTAGGATCATTtgctaaattatttaaatgacacCACCCACTTCTATACTTTCATTTTCGAATGGAATCAGGGAACGTGTTAAACAAACAGCGAATAGCAAGATTCCTATCTATAAACAAGACTCAGGAAGAGTGCATAGCATCTGCTACCTTTACCTGCTTGTTTTCGTTATCTTCTGCTGAAGATGTTGAGCTTTCTACCCCATCAATATtgaagtgagtgtgtggaaGCGAGTGATGTGTTCCTCGGCTTAGTGCGAGCAGTTGGGTGCAGATGCTCCTCCTTTAGCTCTACCACGCCTCTTCTACCGGTAATCTGAAGCACATTAGCTGCTTCCCACCACACCTGCCATTGAGTGGCTTTCTCTGGGTCCTAAAGAAACACCTCTGCTCATGTTTCTCATCATGCACAGCTCTAAAGCCTTTGTAATACAAGTTTTTCTCcccaaggctttttttttacaatactaTGTTGTTCCTGTTCTCATTGATTTGCAAACGGATAAGTATTACTAAGAGCCGTTTAAATATGTGTCGGAGCCAGACATATCTAGTGTCTcttcacacatttaaaaaagcCGTACCGTCCAGTTACATGGAGGTGGGACACTTGACAGGACCGAAAACCTGCGTAGATACTGGAGTGCAGAATGATATCTTGAATGATATGTTGAACCTTATTGATGCTAGAGACAGATGGTAAGTTTTTGTCATCGATTTAGAGCACACTAGCTTTCTAACATTTGATTCTAACATTTAGACTAACATATTCATGGGGGACGTTGtggcctaaaggttagagagtctgactcctaaccctaaggttgtggttTCGAgcctcgggccggccacgactgagatgcccttgagcaaggcaccgacaaCCCCACCCCctaggtgtgtgttcactgtgtgtgtgtgtgtgtgtgtgtgtgtgtgtgtgtgtgtgtgtgtgtgtgtgtgtgtgtgtgtgtgtgtgtgtgtgtgtgtgtgtgtgtgcactttggatgggttaaacacagagaatgaattctgagtatgggtcaccttacttagccatatgtcacgtcactttcactttcattctaAAAGCCATATGGAAATCCTGCTTGTCAGTTGTTggtcagactttttttttgttttaatttcaatGTCGTTAGTGCTGCTATGGagtgaataaatgaagaaaCAACTTGTTTCTTGTGACTAGAATCTGTTGACAGATTCGTGTACAGACCAAAACCGAGCCACCGTTAGTCTTGTTCGAGAGAGCGCAGCACAAGTGACAAGTGAGATTTCAGTCCTAACTGTAGATGCTGGCATTAGAGTTTACTGTTATAAAAAGAGgcattattgattgattgattgattgattgattgatcattaaagcattaatgtattcaatgttagagatttaagcacttatgtacgtcgctctggataagggtgtctgccaaatgctgtaaatgtaaatgtaaatcagaagTAGGTgcaatttattttcatgtttcagAAGAATATGACCGAGATATTGACATTAGTGTTTTATATGTTTGCCCAGCTGTTTGATATAGGTGTTTTTCACGTAGCCATTGTCACCACTCACACAGTGTCCAGTTGGTTCctctacacttatacacaattatacacCAATTCCAGTTCACTTATATGGCAGCACAGGTGATTTAAATTCGCTTGAGTTTTTGTAGATGTTGGTTATTTCTAACACTATCCAGCCATCACTGAGCCCTTCATCTGGATCTCTTACaggtttatatacatataagtaAATACAATAAGGCGGTGGTAGCTCAAAGGTTAAAACTTTAGGCTATTGATTAACAAGCAAAGCCCCTAACccttaactgctcagttgtatactgtacatgtgataaacgttagttgctctggataagggtgtctgctaaatgcaatAATTCCCAACAGTGTCTCAGCAAGTATTTATCTACACACAATCTGCATTCaggttattttttttcagttgcttttCCTGGTTAATGTGATTAGCTCTTTTATAATAATGCTGTGATGAAGGGAAATACACCTGACATATTGGCGAAGTCTACACATGCTCAAAAAGAGAAGTTAGACTGGATTATTGTACGTTGCCTGCCAGCTGTCTCAAATGATTTTATATGGTATTATTCTCCTAGGTCGGAGAATAAAAAAGCagcaacaaaaatatatatgtctAGTTATATCGTAACGTCGTTATTTTTCGTCATCCACATCAGATAAAGTGATCTTACAGCACTTCCGTTTGCTTGTAGTATGACACGTATGCATAAAGTAATAAGATCGTATTGCTTACCTTCATCAACCCACATGCAGTGTCTTTAATGATAAAAACCACTGAC
Proteins encoded in this window:
- the si:dkeyp-100a1.6 gene encoding probable G-protein coupled receptor 160 isoform X1, yielding MESVVFIIKDTACGLMKSTSEMSQVVDTMLVNYPPGSMMAVLQENTEICTTDTTLQYVLLLLSKVALNTLVLSFWLRSIPKTLLGIYGISIYLVDLLLICSISWAWCFYQDHHIHEVVCSSLSHSSIVYSLLPLPVLLAGALDYVIQQYVGFGQKSLGKTVVHCAVVALMWMLACFYSYSYTEPELLTIQYKEEGTALVCSVQGSLVVSHFCLNVFAIVGFVLLLHWRKLPRWVLRANKLSEQRTGTLSMSDLAFSTKLEKLESGAYMEKQQDRPPIMISLVLCFALNWTPYLLMNVVCDLLGFAVPAYASVNLLFTACANSLFMGVAFWYRSNKYGPICTMPDDICAWSFFWYLSKENGQFIASTKLYEGLY
- the si:dkeyp-100a1.6 gene encoding probable G-protein coupled receptor 160 isoform X2 is translated as MSQVVDTMLVNYPPGSMMAVLQENTEICTTDTTLQYVLLLLSKVALNTLVLSFWLRSIPKTLLGIYGISIYLVDLLLICSISWAWCFYQDHHIHEVVCSSLSHSSIVYSLLPLPVLLAGALDYVIQQYVGFGQKSLGKTVVHCAVVALMWMLACFYSYSYTEPELLTIQYKEEGTALVCSVQGSLVVSHFCLNVFAIVGFVLLLHWRKLPRWVLRANKLSEQRTGTLSMSDLAFSTKLEKLESGAYMEKQQDRPPIMISLVLCFALNWTPYLLMNVVCDLLGFAVPAYASVNLLFTACANSLFMGVAFWYRSNKYGPICTMPDDICAWSFFWYLSKENGQFIASTKLYEGLY